The following proteins come from a genomic window of Limosilactobacillus reuteri:
- a CDS encoding 5'-methylthioadenosine/adenosylhomocysteine nucleosidase, giving the protein MRFGIICAMPEEIKELTAKLSDKQEKKIGGKSYLFGKINNQDVVLVESGIGKVEAGITTEHLITDCGADVVINSGSAGGIGKGLHVGDIVISTETAYHDVDATAFNYRYGQLPGKEPRFKASDQWGQALEKAGEKTGLNVKRGLIVSGDQFIASSEAIKEILNNFPDALSSEMEGAAVGQVATDHQIPYVVVRAMSDTGDEDAGVSFDDFIIDAGKRSANMLLQLFADLDK; this is encoded by the coding sequence ATGCGATTTGGAATTATTTGTGCAATGCCTGAAGAAATTAAAGAATTAACTGCAAAGTTATCTGATAAACAAGAAAAGAAAATCGGGGGTAAATCCTACCTTTTCGGTAAAATCAATAATCAAGACGTTGTATTAGTAGAATCTGGAATTGGTAAAGTGGAAGCTGGAATTACTACTGAACATTTAATTACCGATTGTGGGGCAGATGTTGTGATTAATTCTGGATCAGCTGGTGGAATTGGTAAAGGATTACATGTTGGTGATATTGTCATTTCGACTGAAACTGCTTACCATGATGTCGATGCAACTGCATTTAATTACCGTTATGGCCAACTCCCAGGCAAAGAACCACGCTTTAAGGCTTCTGACCAATGGGGACAAGCTTTAGAAAAAGCCGGCGAAAAGACTGGCTTAAATGTAAAACGAGGATTGATTGTTTCTGGTGATCAATTTATTGCAAGTTCAGAAGCAATTAAAGAGATTTTGAATAATTTCCCTGATGCACTTTCTAGTGAAATGGAAGGGGCAGCGGTTGGACAAGTTGCCACTGACCACCAAATTCCATATGTGGTCGTACGAGCAATGTCGGATACAGGTGATGAAGACGCCGGCGTTAGTTTTGACGACTTTATTATTGATGCCGGAAAACGCTCTGCAAATATGCTTCTTCAGCTCTTTGCAGATTTAGATAAGTAA
- a CDS encoding cysteine desulfurase family protein translates to MSEIYLDNAATTPMTPEVIAEMTKQMQESWGNASTGYSYGRHAKLVMENSRHILAQSINADDNEIIFTSGGTESDNTAIIQTAFKRQNLGKHIITTAIEHEAVLKPLHFLEEHGFEVTYLPVDENGNISIDDFKAALRNDTILVTIMMENNEVGSQMPIHEIGEILKDHQAWFHTDAVQAYGLLPIDVKTDHIDMLSTSAHKVNGPKMIGFLYRRDGISFPSFIKGGDQETKRRAGTENVPGIASFAKAVELNTPEVKEERRDRYYAFKQKIVNALRENNVDFEINGQINKTHVLNLWFKGISTYVIQTDLDLAGIAVSGGSACTAGSIEPSHVLTAMFGADSPRISESIRISFGGLNTEEDIDQLIATIVKTVENLKKINGDN, encoded by the coding sequence GTGAGTGAGATTTATTTGGATAATGCAGCAACAACCCCGATGACTCCGGAAGTGATTGCGGAAATGACTAAACAAATGCAAGAATCATGGGGTAATGCATCGACTGGTTACTCTTATGGGCGTCATGCTAAACTTGTAATGGAAAATAGTCGTCACATTCTTGCCCAAAGCATTAATGCTGATGATAATGAAATTATCTTTACCAGTGGAGGAACTGAAAGTGATAATACTGCTATTATCCAAACCGCTTTTAAACGGCAAAATCTTGGTAAGCACATTATCACAACTGCCATTGAGCATGAGGCGGTCTTAAAACCTCTCCATTTTTTAGAAGAACATGGCTTTGAGGTAACCTATTTACCAGTTGATGAAAATGGTAATATCTCAATTGATGATTTTAAGGCAGCTCTTCGTAATGATACGATTTTAGTAACCATTATGATGGAAAACAATGAAGTGGGTAGTCAAATGCCTATCCATGAGATTGGGGAAATTTTGAAAGACCATCAAGCATGGTTCCATACAGACGCTGTTCAAGCATATGGACTGTTACCAATTGATGTTAAAACTGACCATATTGATATGCTTTCAACATCGGCCCATAAGGTTAATGGCCCAAAGATGATAGGATTTTTATATCGTCGTGATGGTATTAGTTTTCCAAGCTTTATCAAGGGTGGGGATCAAGAAACTAAACGTCGTGCCGGGACTGAAAATGTACCTGGGATTGCTAGCTTTGCTAAAGCGGTTGAGTTAAACACACCCGAAGTGAAAGAAGAACGTCGTGATCGTTATTATGCCTTTAAGCAAAAAATTGTTAACGCGCTTAGGGAAAATAATGTTGATTTTGAAATTAATGGTCAAATCAACAAGACACACGTTCTTAACTTATGGTTTAAAGGAATTTCAACTTATGTTATCCAGACAGACTTGGACCTTGCAGGAATCGCAGTCTCTGGTGGGTCTGCATGTACAGCTGGTAGCATTGAGCCTTCTCACGTTTTAACAGCGATGTTTGGCGCTGACAGTCCCCGCATTAGTGAATCAATTCGAATTAGTTTTGGCGGGTTAAATACGGAAGAAGATATTGATCAGTTAATTGCTACGATTGTAAAAACCGTTGAAAACCTAAAGAAGATTAATGGGGACAATTAA
- a CDS encoding DUF1831 domain-containing protein: protein MEFTKTVQISGDKDKYTISPEIKKYALLDLGFEQTKRGNFEYLGSLDTDNPFKPVARLRILINSDLDGLKMETLSGNGLRKINIFNHQRAAEFVQQYHYILDEMVARQIFTK from the coding sequence ATGGAATTTACAAAAACAGTACAAATTTCTGGTGATAAAGATAAATATACAATTAGCCCAGAAATAAAAAAATACGCCTTGCTTGATTTAGGATTTGAACAGACGAAACGGGGAAACTTTGAATATTTAGGCAGTCTCGATACTGATAACCCATTTAAACCTGTCGCACGTCTTCGAATTTTAATTAACAGCGATTTAGATGGTTTAAAAATGGAAACTCTTTCGGGAAATGGCTTACGAAAAATTAATATTTTTAATCATCAACGCGCAGCTGAATTTGTTCAACAATATCACTATATTTTAGATGAAATGGTCGCCCGGCAAATATTCACTAAATAA
- the mnmA gene encoding tRNA 2-thiouridine(34) synthase MnmA: MADNSHTRVVVGMSGGVDSSVTALLLKRQGYDVVGVFMKNWDDTDENGVCTATEDYKDVAKVASKIGIPYYSVNFEKEYWDRVFKYFIAEYKKGRTPNPDVICNKEIKFKAFIEYANQLGADYVATGHYADVKRDENGRMHLMRAKDQHKDQTYFLSQLDYKQLDKVMFPLAGYTKPEIRKIAEEAGLATAKKKDSVGICFIGEDGHFREFLSQYIPAQPGNMETLDGKVVGQHMGLMYYTIGQRRGLGLGGNKESNEPWFVIGKDMKKNVLYVGQGYENSHLYATHLEASDIHWVDDVVSRYGRDFHCTAKFRYRQTDVGVAVHLSDDDKMVTVEFDDPARAITPGQAVVFYDGEECLGSAIIDRAYSHDRQLQYV; the protein is encoded by the coding sequence ATGGCTGATAATAGTCATACACGTGTGGTAGTAGGAATGAGTGGGGGAGTTGATTCGTCTGTAACGGCTCTCCTCTTAAAACGCCAAGGATACGATGTCGTTGGTGTCTTCATGAAGAACTGGGATGACACTGATGAAAATGGTGTTTGTACTGCCACTGAAGACTACAAAGATGTAGCAAAAGTTGCTTCTAAGATTGGGATTCCATATTATTCCGTTAACTTTGAAAAGGAATACTGGGATCGGGTTTTCAAGTATTTTATTGCTGAGTACAAGAAAGGCCGTACACCAAATCCTGATGTTATTTGTAATAAAGAGATCAAGTTCAAGGCTTTTATCGAATATGCTAATCAATTAGGTGCTGATTACGTCGCTACTGGCCACTACGCTGATGTAAAGCGTGATGAGAATGGCCGGATGCATTTGATGCGCGCTAAAGACCAACATAAAGATCAAACTTACTTCTTAAGTCAACTGGATTACAAGCAGTTGGATAAGGTAATGTTTCCATTGGCTGGCTACACTAAGCCAGAAATCAGAAAGATTGCTGAAGAAGCTGGTTTGGCTACTGCTAAGAAGAAGGATTCAGTTGGAATTTGCTTTATCGGTGAAGATGGTCATTTCCGTGAATTTTTGAGTCAATATATTCCTGCACAACCAGGGAATATGGAGACCCTTGATGGCAAAGTCGTTGGTCAGCATATGGGATTAATGTATTACACCATCGGTCAGCGTCGTGGGCTTGGCCTTGGTGGTAATAAGGAAAGTAATGAGCCATGGTTTGTAATCGGTAAAGATATGAAGAAGAACGTTCTTTATGTTGGTCAAGGATACGAAAACAGCCATCTTTATGCTACTCATCTTGAAGCGAGTGATATCCACTGGGTTGATGATGTTGTAAGTCGTTATGGGCGTGATTTTCATTGTACAGCCAAGTTCCGCTACCGTCAGACGGATGTTGGCGTTGCTGTTCATTTGTCAGATGATGATAAAATGGTAACAGTTGAATTTGATGATCCTGCACGGGCCATCACCCCAGGTCAAGCGGTTGTCTTTTACGATGGAGAGGAATGCCTTGGGAGCGCGATTATTGATCGTGCTTACAGTCATGACCGGCAGCTTCAATACGTTTAA
- a CDS encoding histidine phosphatase family protein, translating into MTKVYLIRHGKTQWNLESRYQGSNGDSPLLKDSYREIELLASSLQRIPFEHAYTSPLKRARVTAQALLNHLNPEIPLTIDSRLKEFNLGKMEGMHFEDVAAKWPEVLKNFRHHPDKYDESLVEGESFLEVIARFRAAIEEYCRQYPNGNILVISHGAALNAAINALIGMPLAHLKDRGGLSNTSTTVLTTNDGRHFELEKWNDTSYLHKSKVDPTDTI; encoded by the coding sequence ATGACAAAAGTTTATTTAATCAGGCACGGAAAAACGCAATGGAATTTAGAATCCCGTTATCAAGGTTCCAATGGCGATTCACCGTTATTAAAGGATAGTTATCGCGAAATTGAATTATTAGCAAGTTCTTTACAAAGGATTCCGTTTGAACACGCTTATACTAGTCCTTTAAAGCGTGCGCGCGTAACAGCTCAGGCATTATTGAACCATTTGAATCCAGAAATCCCATTAACAATTGATAGCCGGTTAAAAGAATTTAATTTAGGCAAAATGGAAGGAATGCATTTTGAAGATGTTGCGGCAAAATGGCCTGAAGTCTTAAAAAACTTTCGTCATCATCCTGATAAATATGATGAATCATTAGTAGAAGGAGAAAGTTTTCTAGAAGTAATAGCCCGTTTCCGCGCAGCAATTGAAGAGTATTGTCGCCAATATCCTAATGGCAATATTCTTGTGATTTCACATGGAGCTGCCTTGAATGCTGCCATTAATGCATTGATTGGAATGCCTCTTGCTCACTTGAAAGATCGTGGTGGACTAAGCAATACATCAACGACAGTTCTTACTACTAATGATGGTCGCCATTTTGAACTTGAGAAGTGGAATGACACGTCTTATCTTCACAAGAGCAAGGTTGATCCGACTGATACGATTTAA
- a CDS encoding tetratricopeptide repeat protein, whose product MTEKKDFRDPKKKETEKLVHKLVEAIDKHPDKVNNYYDLGSLLTRLNDYQQAEELFMKALGIFEAKGDKDAMNLLNYGLGNLYYEIGKVNEAIKLYNKIDDPKLKADSYLMLAQSYMKKGQYKQTVAYGLTALELRPDDPEINQVIGDSLLALGEFKQAKAYFDAILKYHPGRADTQFNRGIVAMVLGEPYKDYLAQAKQLDPNYYHKSEQRLNDIEKTLQATQKKD is encoded by the coding sequence ATGACAGAGAAAAAAGATTTTCGTGATCCTAAGAAAAAGGAAACAGAAAAATTAGTTCATAAACTAGTTGAAGCAATTGATAAACACCCAGATAAAGTCAATAATTATTATGATTTAGGGTCTTTGCTAACCCGGTTAAATGATTATCAACAAGCAGAAGAACTTTTCATGAAGGCTTTGGGTATTTTTGAGGCAAAAGGCGACAAGGATGCTATGAATCTCTTAAACTATGGCCTTGGTAATCTTTACTATGAGATTGGTAAAGTTAATGAAGCAATTAAGCTTTACAATAAGATTGATGATCCAAAGCTCAAAGCTGATTCTTATCTTATGTTAGCTCAAAGCTATATGAAAAAGGGTCAATACAAACAGACAGTTGCTTATGGATTAACTGCTCTTGAATTACGTCCAGACGATCCTGAAATTAACCAAGTAATCGGTGATTCATTATTAGCATTAGGTGAATTTAAACAGGCTAAAGCTTACTTTGATGCAATTCTAAAGTATCATCCAGGACGTGCTGATACGCAGTTTAATCGTGGAATTGTGGCGATGGTTCTTGGTGAGCCTTACAAAGACTACCTTGCACAAGCCAAGCAGTTAGATCCCAATTACTACCACAAGAGCGAGCAACGACTCAATGATATTGAAAAAACGCTTCAGGCAACGCAAAAGAAAGATTAG
- a CDS encoding ATP-dependent RecD-like DNA helicase, with product MAEEIDLFKTPTEPSFFIGQVQSEIFTSPDSFFKVLIVSVEEANFDWHTPEITVTGSFGDLSDDQTYRFEGKIVEHPRYGQQFQASSYHVNRPTSKDGLIDFLSGKQFTGIGKKTAEKIVDKLGTDAINKIIADPHVLDELKLRKAIKDSLVDNLRENQGMDQIIIGLNDLGFGANLSSAIFDKYGEETLHIIKENPYQLAAEIDGISFNRADQVAQKLGIATDDSRRIDAAIIQTLDDLTKETGDTFTTTKPLLQQTIQLLAQGSGGRVSTDLIANQIVELEKNQEIRYADEKIYPTALYNAEWQIADHLHRLLTVDPEKLPATTIEKTVTKVAKQSGLTYDQVQKEAIKTALNSKVMLLTGGPGTGKTTIIKGIVASYAKIHDLSLDVNEYKEKSFPVLLAAPTGRAAKRMSEATDLPASTIHRLLGLNGREMPTDMNARNLEGSLLIIDEMSMVDTLLFKTLIQAIPTSMHVVLVGDKDQLPSVGPGQVFHDLLDFAELPKAELTNIHRQAADSTIIPLAHAIKEGKLPPDLTNKMPDRSFISCHANQVPSVVQQIIDLSKKRDYSANDIQILAPMYRRQAGIDRLNELAQQAYNPPTNGKQEVDFRGLTFRVGDKVLQLVNVPEKNIFNGDIGNITAIESGRTVGKKNESITVDFDGNEVTYNRMEWNQLRLAYCISIHKAQGSQFKMVLLPVVRQFSRMLQRNLLYTAITRAAEKLVLIGEPYAVATSVENEAINRNTSLVERLKMVWEKHNDLQRSLKTDTLENDLTKNTGSVSSQITVNEQADSRSVDPQSQDYLLTAELINSNKIDPLIGMENISLQSLHQAK from the coding sequence ATGGCTGAAGAAATCGACCTATTTAAGACGCCAACGGAGCCGTCTTTTTTTATTGGTCAAGTACAATCTGAGATTTTCACTAGTCCAGATTCGTTTTTTAAGGTTTTAATTGTCTCGGTTGAAGAAGCAAATTTTGATTGGCACACGCCGGAAATCACGGTAACTGGAAGTTTTGGTGATCTTAGTGATGATCAAACTTACCGCTTTGAGGGAAAAATTGTTGAGCATCCACGATATGGACAACAATTTCAAGCTTCTTCTTACCATGTCAACCGTCCCACAAGCAAGGATGGGTTAATTGATTTCTTGTCTGGAAAACAATTTACCGGAATTGGAAAAAAGACGGCTGAAAAAATTGTCGATAAGTTAGGAACGGATGCGATTAATAAAATTATTGCTGACCCGCATGTTTTAGATGAATTAAAGCTCCGCAAAGCAATTAAGGATTCATTAGTTGATAATTTACGGGAAAACCAGGGGATGGACCAGATTATAATTGGCCTAAACGATCTCGGCTTTGGCGCTAACCTTAGTAGTGCAATTTTTGATAAGTACGGGGAAGAAACTCTGCATATTATTAAAGAAAATCCCTATCAACTTGCTGCTGAAATAGATGGAATTAGCTTTAATCGCGCTGATCAGGTGGCACAGAAATTAGGAATTGCCACGGATGATTCACGCCGAATTGATGCAGCAATTATCCAAACGCTTGATGATTTGACAAAGGAAACTGGTGATACGTTTACCACGACAAAACCACTTCTGCAGCAAACGATCCAATTGCTTGCTCAGGGAAGTGGTGGTCGCGTCTCTACAGATTTAATTGCCAATCAAATTGTTGAATTAGAGAAAAATCAAGAAATTCGTTACGCTGATGAAAAAATTTATCCAACCGCTCTTTATAACGCAGAATGGCAAATTGCTGATCACTTACATCGCCTTCTTACCGTCGATCCGGAAAAGTTGCCAGCAACCACTATTGAAAAAACAGTTACAAAAGTTGCTAAGCAATCGGGGCTAACCTATGACCAGGTTCAAAAAGAGGCTATTAAAACAGCCTTAAATAGTAAAGTTATGCTTCTTACGGGAGGCCCAGGAACGGGAAAAACAACTATTATTAAAGGAATTGTAGCTAGTTATGCGAAAATTCACGATCTCTCATTAGATGTAAATGAGTATAAAGAAAAGTCCTTCCCCGTTTTACTAGCTGCTCCTACAGGTCGAGCTGCTAAACGAATGAGTGAAGCTACTGATTTGCCAGCAAGTACAATTCACCGCTTGCTTGGGCTCAATGGTCGGGAAATGCCAACCGATATGAATGCCCGCAATCTAGAAGGCTCTTTATTGATTATTGATGAAATGTCGATGGTTGATACTCTCTTGTTTAAGACTCTTATTCAAGCTATTCCTACTTCTATGCATGTAGTTTTGGTAGGTGATAAGGACCAATTACCGTCTGTCGGTCCGGGACAAGTTTTCCATGATCTTCTTGACTTTGCAGAACTGCCGAAAGCTGAATTAACCAATATTCACCGCCAAGCTGCTGATTCAACAATTATTCCATTGGCTCATGCTATTAAAGAGGGAAAGTTACCACCAGATCTAACGAATAAAATGCCAGATCGATCCTTTATTTCATGTCATGCTAATCAAGTTCCAAGTGTTGTTCAACAAATTATTGACCTTTCAAAAAAACGAGATTATTCCGCAAATGATATTCAAATTTTGGCACCAATGTATCGTAGGCAGGCAGGAATCGATCGTTTAAATGAACTTGCACAACAGGCCTATAATCCACCAACTAATGGAAAGCAAGAAGTTGATTTTCGGGGACTAACTTTTCGCGTCGGAGATAAAGTCCTTCAACTCGTTAACGTTCCAGAAAAAAATATTTTCAATGGTGATATTGGAAATATTACGGCAATTGAAAGTGGTAGAACAGTCGGCAAGAAAAATGAATCAATTACCGTTGACTTTGATGGAAATGAGGTAACTTATAATCGGATGGAATGGAATCAATTACGGTTAGCTTACTGTATCTCAATCCATAAGGCCCAGGGGAGTCAGTTCAAAATGGTTCTTCTCCCCGTTGTTCGACAATTTAGTCGGATGCTGCAACGCAATCTCCTATATACGGCAATTACTCGAGCAGCAGAAAAATTAGTTTTGATTGGAGAACCATATGCTGTTGCCACCAGTGTAGAAAATGAGGCAATCAATCGGAATACTTCTCTTGTTGAACGATTAAAGATGGTTTGGGAAAAACATAATGATTTGCAGCGTTCTCTTAAAACTGATACTTTAGAGAATGATTTAACTAAGAATACTGGTTCCGTTAGCTCGCAAATTACCGTAAATGAACAGGCAGATAGCCGATCAGTTGACCCCCAATCTCAAGACTATCTTCTAACGGCGGAATTGATTAATTCGAATAAAATTGATCCATTAATCGGAATGGAAAACATTAGCTTACAAAGTTTGCATCAAGCCAAATAA
- a CDS encoding ribose-phosphate diphosphokinase: MTQIKNADNVRLFSLNSNPKLAEQIAQRVGIPLSKASISHFADGEIKITIDESIRGCEVYVIQSVSDPVNTNLMELLIMVDALRRASAAKINVVMPYYGYARQDRKARSREPITAKLIANLLEMDQISRLVTIDLHAPQVQGFFDIPVDHLQATSLFTKYIEEQNLGDDIVVVAPDHAGVNLARKYAERIKASIAIIDNRNDEVRERTEQEVPEYVIGDVKGKTAIIVDDIVDTGVRMNLSAQALKNFGAAKVYGIATHTVLSADAVNTLQSSPLEKMIVTDTIQLPKEKEFPKLVQLSVDDLLKEAIVRIHNNQSIDTLFNRK; encoded by the coding sequence ATGACCCAGATAAAAAATGCCGATAATGTGCGTTTATTTTCATTAAATTCAAATCCTAAACTCGCTGAACAAATTGCGCAACGTGTAGGAATTCCGTTAAGTAAGGCGTCAATTAGCCATTTTGCGGATGGCGAAATTAAAATTACAATTGACGAAAGTATTCGTGGCTGTGAGGTTTATGTCATCCAGTCAGTTTCTGATCCAGTTAACACTAACTTGATGGAACTATTAATCATGGTTGATGCTCTACGGCGGGCAAGTGCTGCCAAAATCAATGTTGTAATGCCATACTATGGTTATGCCCGACAAGATCGTAAAGCACGTAGCCGTGAACCAATTACAGCTAAGTTAATTGCAAACCTTCTTGAAATGGATCAGATTAGTCGTTTGGTAACAATTGACCTTCATGCTCCGCAAGTTCAAGGATTCTTTGATATTCCAGTTGACCATCTCCAAGCAACAAGTCTTTTTACCAAATATATTGAAGAGCAAAACTTGGGGGATGATATTGTAGTAGTTGCCCCTGATCATGCCGGTGTTAATTTAGCACGGAAATATGCTGAACGAATTAAAGCGTCTATTGCGATTATTGACAATCGTAACGATGAAGTTCGGGAACGGACTGAACAAGAAGTACCTGAGTATGTAATTGGAGACGTAAAGGGAAAGACTGCGATTATTGTTGACGATATTGTTGATACTGGTGTCCGGATGAACTTATCTGCGCAAGCCTTGAAGAATTTCGGGGCAGCTAAGGTTTATGGTATTGCTACGCACACAGTATTATCAGCCGATGCGGTAAATACGTTGCAAAGTTCTCCTCTTGAAAAGATGATTGTAACAGATACAATTCAACTGCCAAAAGAGAAGGAATTCCCTAAGCTGGTTCAATTATCAGTGGACGATTTATTAAAAGAAGCAATTGTTCGGATCCATAACAACCAGTCAATTGATACATTGTTTAATCGTAAATAA
- a CDS encoding IS30 family transposase encodes MTSKHLTTRELTLIADFWYQGTKAYRAAKLLQRSQETIYRVYRFLNDGKTIDQYLQTYQRHKRRCGRKQTQLPTIEVNYIHAQIKAGWTPDTIIGRHEHPISCSMRTLYRMFARNQYGFSVKQLPMKGKRHPNGYVERRGKAGQLGRSIYQRYRDFPHYQHEFGHFEADTVQGKAHRGAVMTLVERQSKVMIVLNIHHKTDEAVNCQLDQWLAKLPRHFVKSITFDNGKEFAGWREIANKYDLHTYFAEVGAPNQRGLNENNNGLLRRDGLSKKLDFRDLPDELVTQLMHRRNNIPRKSLNYRTPLEVFLSHVTEEQLSPFF; translated from the coding sequence ATGACCTCTAAACATCTTACCACACGTGAATTAACTCTCATAGCTGATTTTTGGTATCAAGGTACTAAAGCTTATCGGGCTGCTAAATTACTTCAGCGTAGTCAAGAAACCATCTATCGTGTTTATCGTTTCCTCAATGACGGTAAAACCATCGACCAATATCTTCAGACTTATCAGCGTCATAAGCGTCGTTGTGGTCGGAAGCAGACCCAACTGCCAACTATCGAAGTTAACTATATCCATGCGCAAATCAAGGCGGGTTGGACTCCTGATACTATTATTGGTCGTCATGAACACCCAATTAGCTGCAGTATGCGCACCCTTTATCGCATGTTTGCCCGCAATCAGTATGGCTTTTCCGTTAAACAGCTACCGATGAAAGGAAAACGCCATCCCAATGGCTATGTGGAACGTCGTGGTAAAGCTGGCCAATTAGGACGCAGTATCTATCAACGATATCGTGATTTTCCGCATTACCAACATGAATTTGGGCACTTTGAAGCTGATACAGTTCAAGGTAAAGCTCACCGCGGAGCGGTAATGACGCTAGTAGAGCGACAATCCAAAGTAATGATTGTCCTTAATATTCATCATAAAACAGACGAAGCAGTGAATTGCCAGCTTGATCAATGGCTCGCTAAACTGCCACGTCACTTTGTTAAATCAATTACTTTTGATAACGGGAAAGAATTTGCTGGATGGCGAGAAATAGCCAATAAGTATGATCTTCACACCTATTTTGCGGAAGTCGGTGCTCCCAATCAACGAGGGCTAAACGAAAATAATAACGGCCTCTTGCGTCGTGATGGTCTTAGTAAAAAGCTAGATTTTCGCGATTTACCAGACGAACTAGTCACTCAGCTAATGCATCGTCGCAACAATATCCCACGAAAATCTCTTAATTATCGTACACCATTAGAAGTATTCTTGAGTCATGTCACAGAAGAACAACTTTCACCTTTTTTCTAA
- a CDS encoding ISL3 family transposase, translating into MAQISCTLSYTPRACPNCGVINRGQILKYGFYQAKHKYGQFRAQPLMLLVKIQRFQCPDCHTTFNATSYLFEHQRTISRDLKHEIILRLTRIQTIKDIAHDLFISEASVQRVLLDLADQYKPNLNYLPETLCIDEFKSMRSAKGKMSFIAVDGDRSCLFELLEDRRLRSLFKHYQQFTRRARCRVKYLVMDMNATYDQLVKTVFPCAQIIYDRFHIAKHLNDTMNHVRIHVFNRLRKGDSAEQKQARRLKHYWRLFLQDREKLSTKLYYEGRYFNRVVNSMIILDLMLGYDQELRATYNFIQSLKHAYNQRDFTTFFQLLKLRPDSVSHYTIHRCQVLARYKEGIKCGFETKFSNGRTEGINNRIKTIKRVACGYRYFTAFKTRIYLIIGHQIQTN; encoded by the coding sequence GTGGCACAAATATCCTGTACCCTTTCTTATACACCACGGGCTTGTCCAAATTGTGGAGTCATTAATCGTGGTCAAATCTTAAAATATGGCTTTTATCAAGCTAAACACAAATATGGACAATTTAGAGCTCAACCATTAATGTTGCTTGTTAAGATTCAACGTTTTCAATGTCCTGATTGTCATACAACATTTAACGCAACTAGTTATCTCTTTGAGCATCAACGGACAATTAGTCGAGATTTAAAGCATGAAATCATTCTTCGATTAACGCGGATTCAAACAATTAAAGATATTGCCCATGACTTATTCATCAGTGAAGCTTCAGTCCAGCGGGTCCTTTTGGACCTCGCCGATCAATATAAACCAAATTTAAATTATCTACCGGAAACATTATGTATTGATGAATTTAAATCAATGCGGAGCGCTAAAGGCAAGATGAGTTTTATCGCCGTTGATGGTGATCGAAGTTGCTTATTTGAGCTCCTTGAAGATCGCCGATTACGTAGCTTATTTAAACATTATCAACAGTTTACGCGTCGTGCTCGTTGCCGAGTGAAATATCTGGTGATGGATATGAACGCTACTTATGACCAACTAGTTAAAACAGTTTTTCCTTGTGCTCAAATTATTTATGATCGCTTTCACATTGCCAAACACCTTAATGACACGATGAATCATGTGCGAATTCATGTCTTTAACCGTTTGCGAAAAGGTGATTCAGCGGAGCAGAAACAAGCTCGTCGTCTTAAACATTATTGGCGGCTATTTCTTCAAGATCGAGAAAAATTAAGTACAAAATTGTATTACGAAGGACGTTATTTTAATCGCGTTGTTAATTCCATGATAATCTTAGACTTAATGTTAGGGTATGACCAAGAGTTAAGAGCCACCTATAATTTTATCCAATCCTTGAAGCATGCTTATAATCAACGTGATTTTACAACTTTCTTTCAATTACTTAAACTTCGGCCAGACAGTGTTAGCCATTATACAATCCACCGTTGCCAGGTTTTAGCGCGTTATAAAGAGGGGATTAAGTGTGGCTTTGAGACTAAGTTCTCAAATGGTCGAACCGAAGGGATTAATAATCGAATTAAGACTATCAAACGAGTTGCCTGTGGTTATCGTTACTTTACGGCATTTAAAACTCGGATTTATTTAATTATTGGCCACCAAATTCAAACTAACTAA